In Streptomyces sp. TLI_146, the genomic stretch CCCCTGGTCGCGCTGCACCGCGAGGTGCCGTTCGTGACAGTCACCGAGGAGATCCACACCGAGATCGTCAACGGCCACTACGCCCTGCTCCAGCGCGCCGAGGAGGTGCACCGGCGGTGCACCGAGGCGCTGCTCTCGGGCGGCGGTGTGCCCCAGGTCCTGTCGATCCTGGCCGACTTCACGGCCAACCCGGTGTTCCTGGAGACCCCGGACGGCCAGCTGCTCTACGCGGCCGCCGGCTCCGCCGAGGCGGGCGCCGACCCGCTCCAGGTGTGGGAGGGGCTGCGCGGCCAGCGCGAGTCCCGCGAGTCGGGGCCGCCGACGGGCGCGGCCCTGGTGGACGTGCCCGGCGGCGGCCACGGCACCGGAGCGGTACGGGCCCGGCTCGTCCTGCTGGCCGTCGCCGCGCCGCTGCTGCCGGTCCACCGGATGGCGGCGGAGCGGGCCGCGGGCATCCTCGCGGTGGTGCTGATGCAGGCGCGCCAGGAGGAGGAGCTGGCGGCGCGCGGGCGCGGCGACTTCCTGACCGACCTCGCCGAGGGCCGCATCACCGCCGAGGACGCGCCCGCGCAGGCGAAGGTGCTGGGCTTCAAACCGGGCGAGGGCCCGCTGCTGCCGGTGGTGATGCGGCTGGCCTCCGAACTGTCCCCCACCGGCAACTGGGCGGTGCTTGCCCGCGCCGTCCTGGAGGAGTTGTCCTCGGTGGGCGTACCGGTCCTGCTCGGCGTACGGCCGGTGGAGGGCCGGGTGCCGCTGCTGCTCGGGCTGCGCTCGGAGACGGAGCGCACGGCGGTCGCCGACCGCGTGGCGGCGGCGCTGCGGGCCGGTGTGGAGCGCGCCGGGCTCGCCCGGGCCGGGGCGCGGCCGGTGGTGGTCGTCGGGGTGGCGGGCGGCTGGGCGGCGGCCTCGGCGGGGCTGCGCCACGCGGGCGAGACCGCCGCGGCCGCGCAGGGCCTGTCCGAGCGCCCCTGGTACGACGCCCGGCGCCTGGACATCGACCTGCTGCTGTGGCGGCTGCGCGAACACCCGGACCTGGCGGCGTTCGTGGAGCGCGCCATCGGCCCGCTGCGCACCCACGACGCGGCCTCGCGCCCGCCGCTGCTGCCCACCCTGGAGACGTATCTGGCGCACGCCGGCCGCAAGGCGGAGACGGCCCGCGAGCTGCACCTCAACCGGCAGACGCTCTACAACCGCCTGGCCCGGATCGCGGAGCTGCTCGGCACGGACCTGGACGACCCGCAGACGGTACTGGCGCTGTCCCTGGCCCTGCGGGCCCGCCGCCACGTCCCGTAGCGCCTCACCATCCGTTGCGCTGCGTCAACTCGTCGTAGACGCTGAGCACTTGGGCGACCGTCTCGTCCTCGGTCGGCCAGTCCGCCGCCTGTACGAGCCCGGCCTCGGCGAGCTCGCGGCGCCGCCCGGGGTCGGCGAGGAGCCGCGCCACGGCGTCCCCGAGCGCCGCCGCGTCCCCGTACGGCACCAGCTCGGCCGCGTCCCCGACGAGCTCCGGCACCCCGCCCACGGCGGTGGCGACCAGCGGCACCCCGAGCCGCAGCGCCTCCTGGGCCAGCAGCGAGCGCCCCTCCCAGCGGCTGGCGAGCACGGCCGCGTCGGCGGCGGCCAGGAGCTCGGTGACGTCGTCGCGCCGCCCGAGCAGCTTCACGGGCAGCGCCTCGGCCTCGATGCGCCGCTGGAGTGCGGCCCGCTGCCCGCCCTCCCCCGCGATCGCCAGCAGCGGTACGGGGTCGAGCGCCTTCCAGCGGTGGGCGGCGTCCAGGAGCACGTCGTACCCCCGGTGCTCGACCAGACTCCCGACCGCCATCAGCAACGGCCGGTCCACGGCGCCCAGTTCGGCCCGCGCCTTGCCGTCCGGGACGGGCGTACGGGGCGCGGGCACCGCGATGGCGGCGAGCCGGGCGTCCCGGGCGCCGCGCCGCCGGGCCCGGTCGACCAGGTCGGAGGAGGTGCCGAGCACCACGGCGGCCGCCCGGGCCGCCCGCCGCTCCAGCACCCGCAGCATCCCGCCCCGGGCGCCCTCGGCATGGAGGGGGGTCCCCCCTGCTCGACCGGAGCGGAGAGCTTGAGGGAGGGTGTGCCAGGTGACGACCAGCGGGATCGGGCGCCGGCCCAGGGCGAAGGCCGTCCGTACGGCCGCGTGCAGCCCGTGGGCGTGCACCACGTCCGCGCCCGCGCAGACCGCCCGCAGGGCGCCGACCGCCACCGGATCGCCGCGCCGGGGCACCGGGACGAAGTGGGCACCCGCGCCCTGGAAGTCGAACTCCCGCTCAAGCGCGGCGGGGGCGCAGACGGTGACCCGCACGCCCCGCGCGGCGAGGCCCGCCGCCAGCGAGCGCACGTGCGCGCTGCTGCCCGCGCTGCCGCCGTCCAGCACTTGGACCGTACGCAGCTGTGACACGTGAACAGGCTCCCGGGTCGGCGGTGGGCCGGTGTGGACCCGGCCAAGGATGCCAGCCCGCACGGACGTTCCGCCCCCGTCCGGACGTTTCCCCGTGCGACAGGCGGCGGACCGGGCCGGGGGACCACCCACACGGGTGAACTCCCGGACCCGGTTCACCCCTCCGCGCGTGCCGTCGCCAGCAGCTCCTCCGCGTGCGCCCGGGCCGTCTCGGAGTCCTCCTGGCCCGCCAGCATCCGGGAGAGCTCGCGGACGCGGTCCTCGCCCTCCAGGACGGTGACGCCGGACCGGGTGACCGTGCCGTCGTTGGTCTTCTCCACGAGGAGCTGGCGGTCCGCGAAGGCCGCCACCTGGGGCAGATGGGTCACCACGACGACCTGCGCCGACTTGGCGAGCTTCGCCAGGCGCCGGCCGATCTCGACCGCCGCCCGGCCGCCGACGCCCGCGTCGACCTCGTCGAAGAGGTACGTGGGCACCGGGTCCGTGCCCGCGAAGACCACCTCGACCGCGAGCATCACCCGGGAGAGCTCACCGCCCGACGCGCCCTTGGCGATCGGCCGGGCCGGGGCGCCCGGGTGCGGGGCGAGCAGCAGCTCCACCTCGTCCGCGCCGGTCGGCCCGTACGCCACGGTCCGCCCGTCCACCTCGACGCCCTCGGGATCCGCCACCTGCCGTACCGCGAACGACACCCGCGCGTGCGGCATCGCCAGCGACGCCAGCTCGGCCGTCACCGCGTCGGCGAAGCGCGCCGCGGCCTCGGTGCGGGCGTCGGTCAGCTCCTGGGCGAGGACGGACAGTTCGCCGCGCAGCCCGTCCCGCTCGGCCGTCAGCTCGCCGATCCGGTCGTCGTCGCCGTCCAGCTCGGTCAGCCGCGCGGCACTCTGCTGCGCCCAGGCGAGAACGGCCTCGATGTCCTCGCCGTACTTACGCGTCAGCGCCGTCAGCGCCGCCCGCCGCTCCTCCACGGCCGCGAGCCGCAGCGGGTCGGCGTCGAGGTCGTCCGCGTACCCGGCGAGCTCGCCCGCCACGTCGCCGAGCAGGATCCCGACCTCGCCGATGCGCTCGGCGAGCGCGGCCAGGGCGGGGTCGTGCGACCGTACGGCGTCCAGGGCCCGGTGCGCGCCCGCGACCAGGGTGGTCGCGTCGACGCTCTCCGGGTCCTCGGGATTGCCCGCGAGGGCGGCGTGCGCGAGGGCGGCCGCGGACGCCAGCGCCTCGGCGTGCCCGAGCCGTCCGGCCTCGGCGGCGAGTTCGGTGTCCTCGCCCGGCAGCGGCTCGACCGCGGCGATCTCGTCGAGCCCGAACCGCAGCAGATCGGCCTCCTGCGCCCGCTCGCGCGCCCGCGTGGTCAGCTCCTCCAGCTCCCCGGCGACGGCCCGCAGCCGCCGGTACGCCTCCGCGTACTTGGCCAGCGGCCCGGCCACCGCGTCCCCGGCGTACCGGTCGAGGGCCTCGCGCTGCCGGGCGGGGCGCAGCAGCCCCTGCTGATCGG encodes the following:
- a CDS encoding PucR family transcriptional regulator, whose product is MDSQGGITVQRALELPGLRGGLPEVVAGAERLGRTVRWVHAGEVPNIASLLKGGELLLTTGLGLGTRPAEQRAFVRRLAERGIAALVVELGPRFGRLPATLVDTARAAGLPLVALHREVPFVTVTEEIHTEIVNGHYALLQRAEEVHRRCTEALLSGGGVPQVLSILADFTANPVFLETPDGQLLYAAAGSAEAGADPLQVWEGLRGQRESRESGPPTGAALVDVPGGGHGTGAVRARLVLLAVAAPLLPVHRMAAERAAGILAVVLMQARQEEELAARGRGDFLTDLAEGRITAEDAPAQAKVLGFKPGEGPLLPVVMRLASELSPTGNWAVLARAVLEELSSVGVPVLLGVRPVEGRVPLLLGLRSETERTAVADRVAAALRAGVERAGLARAGARPVVVVGVAGGWAAASAGLRHAGETAAAAQGLSERPWYDARRLDIDLLLWRLREHPDLAAFVERAIGPLRTHDAASRPPLLPTLETYLAHAGRKAETARELHLNRQTLYNRLARIAELLGTDLDDPQTVLALSLALRARRHVP
- a CDS encoding glycosyltransferase family 4 protein, producing MSQLRTVQVLDGGSAGSSAHVRSLAAGLAARGVRVTVCAPAALEREFDFQGAGAHFVPVPRRGDPVAVGALRAVCAGADVVHAHGLHAAVRTAFALGRRPIPLVVTWHTLPQALRSGRAGGTPLHAEGARGGMLRVLERRAARAAAVVLGTSSDLVDRARRRGARDARLAAIAVPAPRTPVPDGKARAELGAVDRPLLMAVGSLVEHRGYDVLLDAAHRWKALDPVPLLAIAGEGGQRAALQRRIEAEALPVKLLGRRDDVTELLAAADAAVLASRWEGRSLLAQEALRLGVPLVATAVGGVPELVGDAAELVPYGDAAALGDAVARLLADPGRRRELAEAGLVQAADWPTEDETVAQVLSVYDELTQRNGW
- the recN gene encoding DNA repair protein RecN, yielding MRIRSLGVIDDAVVELSPGFTAVTGETGAGKTMVVTSLGLLLGGRADPALVRIGAKSAVVEGRIALRAGATAAIRAEEAGAELDEGALLVSRTVSAEGRSRAFLGGRSVPVGVLAELADELVAVHGQTDQQGLLRPARQREALDRYAGDAVAGPLAKYAEAYRRLRAVAGELEELTTRARERAQEADLLRFGLDEIAAVEPLPGEDTELAAEAGRLGHAEALASAAALAHAALAGNPEDPESVDATTLVAGAHRALDAVRSHDPALAALAERIGEVGILLGDVAGELAGYADDLDADPLRLAAVEERRAALTALTRKYGEDIEAVLAWAQQSAARLTELDGDDDRIGELTAERDGLRGELSVLAQELTDARTEAAARFADAVTAELASLAMPHARVSFAVRQVADPEGVEVDGRTVAYGPTGADEVELLLAPHPGAPARPIAKGASGGELSRVMLAVEVVFAGTDPVPTYLFDEVDAGVGGRAAVEIGRRLAKLAKSAQVVVVTHLPQVAAFADRQLLVEKTNDGTVTRSGVTVLEGEDRVRELSRMLAGQEDSETARAHAEELLATARAEG